A window of Rhizophagus irregularis chromosome 9, complete sequence genomic DNA:
TGGATTTAAAGCATTACATACGTCTGCGCTAAAGATTGGTGTGGTACTACCTTGTGTATGAGTAGTGACAATTACTGGctctaaatatcaaaatatttgtttaaaacaaagaaatatgataatttgatatataagaatattttctttattttactaaCGATCAGAATCAAATCCTGTCGAACACAAAGTAGCAACTAGCTGAGATCCAACAGACCAAGGACCTGCACCAGGTCCAACtatgacaatttttttctCTCCACCAGCAGGAGGAGGAGCTGGATGAGCTTGTGGTAGAACAAGAGCAATTAACACTGCAAAGACTAAAGTAAAAATAGCAGGTTTTCattcttttgcttttttactaattttttactcgatatatttatgaaaaggAAAGAAGAGAAAAATAGCGTGcctatatatatctttttgtttttttttgtttctcaaGTATTTTGATcgcttttttttatcatctttcGTACAagattaatataatgaattcaTATTGCTGTATCTACTGTAATGTGGTTTTTCCGAAAAAAAGccatgaattttattatcatattgtaagattgatcaaaataaaaaaaaacctagcctttacaaaaagtaaatttaaaactaaatGATGGCTTAGTTccgtatatttttttctaacaatcaaagatttttttttttttgattatattccTGAGCTAAAAAAGTATGgcttataaatatttaatttttttcctttttaggaatattttgatcttAATATTATGGGCTTATGGCTTAGTAGATGTATATggctaatgtaataaatttggcTAATGAATTTAATCAAAACACCCTGACTAACCGTTGTTTGGCCAATTGCTTAAAACATGATCATTCgaatgaagaattttttttaaaaaaaatcaaaataatttttttttaaacacattagttttttaaataatatttttattaaaaagaaaataattttttcaggACACTCGGCAAATTTTCCAGCTTTAGGCCATAGCAATGATAGTTTTGGCCGAACTGACAGATTTTGACTTGTCATGCAGTTGGCGGCACGTACTCGGCAACAAAATTTACCGAGTGTCTCGTGACTTATGAAAAACAGCTGTAACATgatcggtcaaacggtcggtcagaATCTTTTGACCGAAAGACATCGGTCACGGTCATGACTCATGTATGACCGGTCATAACAGGTTATAACGCCATCTCTAAATACAAATTACAAAACTAAATGAAGTTTCTGCGTTTATggtcaattttattttcattcaacCAAATAAAGATCTATATTTCACAGGAAATTTTCCAATTATTAACTTGGTTAAATGCTAAATTTAAGGATAACATTATTTGGCGACCCATCGCCATGGTGAccctaaaaaatattttataaatttgtgatACATGAATTTACATTATGcggttcaaaatttttttgaaatagtaTGTTGTACCACAGGTTCAAAAATCCAATTTGCGGTATAGTTTGTTTCCAATTTACAAAATCACAATAGTCATTTTAATCTTGATACTTCTTTTCTAATGCATCATATCCCAAAAATGTCATTAAGTAAATTCAATACATATCCATTTTATGTATAATGCAAAATTAATGCTAAATATTCCTATACCCTACATCATTAAGTTATTATATTGCTAATTTAGTACCCCTCCATTGCTAATTTAATTACACCaactgaaaataatttatctgtaTAGTcgttacttttaaaaatatcaggaattatttctttttcaaataagttTTTGCCATTATTGTTCTTtctttcatgaaattttttgctGCAGCAACTTTTTTGTCTTTACAccattctttaatattattagagGCAATGCATGGTAAAtccaaattttacaaatagcCAATAAACTATTTTGTGCAATGTAACCTCACTGATCTTGGAACTATTTTTAATgactataaattattataataatcaattaattatttttaataaattacataaataataatataatattattactatacaGTACCTCACTTTGTACTTGTGACCAGAAtgcattttttgttttttactctTGATTCATTGAAATTCGCTCAGTACACCCTCCTTAAGTTCTTTTAAACTCGGATACTTGCTATGGGCACAAATACTAAGCACAACACTTTGAAATATTGACTTATATAACAGAAAAAcgttattgtaattataataaacaagtcacataattacatatattCTACTTACTTTATACCAATAACCTTTCCAATAACATTTGTTAGTCTTgtatcaaattctttatatttatgttgaatatttaatagttgTTGATGAATTACTCATTGGTTTTAGAGTATATATTGTAGCCATCCAAAGTTTAACAGAAGCATTCCATTGATGTGAATCAAGGTTTTTgcctaaaaattaaaaaactttttataccAACTCCTGATAACCTCCTATATTAGCAATGAATTCTGCCAGTTATAATTAAATGAGATTATACCTTCTTTAATTTCAAGCTGATTAATATCATCTTTGctaatatttgtaaaacatTCCAAGTTTGATAGTTGATTATTAGTAACTTCTTCAACATTTTCATCACTAAATATCTAGAAAAATCTTCACTTTCTTCACTCTCTCCAATTTCTTCATTGTTttcaatattcaaattattattatcttcttcttGTATAATTATAGTACTTCtagaatatttcaataataatcatctgttacaaaaagttttttgttattgaaaAAAGGTAAGTTTgcctcaaaataattttattctaataaattgttttcagtttatttagttttttttttaaaaaaaaaaattagcatcgcattttatttgttattttatacatAAGTACAGgactaaataaaatacataggACAACGAAAACCCTATAGCTAACAAGTctatctaatataaataatataaaaactacACTACAAAACACCAGACGCCATCTGATAATATCTatctatatgaaaaaaaaaaactaatctgtcactaaatccaaaaaaaaacaagttaCCCACTCTCTGCTCTTCCTACCCCTCGTTAACTATCTAGGGAATTTCTACGGCTTTCGCTACGCGTGCAATGGTACGCCCATACCGACCATACCCTCCTACAAAACCTAGAGACTAAGTAACTTGTGCACTGAAGCCAAACCCCGAGGCTGATTCACGTTCGAACACCCAAGGATGTTGGCGATCCATTAATCTACGAGTAGACCATACGATGACATCATCTTTTGTGCGATCGTTATGTAGTTGCGAATCCACGTGACTGATCGATTGCGCCATTATGTTGAAAATGATTGGTGCCGACGAGAATCCAAAACTTCCTAGTTTGTTGTTCCATACAcgtgtaaaattttgtattagttagtattaagtattttacaaattgaGATAAGCAAGTAATGTCGTACGATACAATTAAACACATGATTTATGCAACTCTCCGGTAATAAAAACTCCGTTGCagatcttatttatttaatgaactcATTCActtgtttaaagaaaaataaaatttttgttatggCTTCTATTCGAGAAGAAAATAGTTTTTGCTGCGTATCATAGAGCATATGCATTAACAgatcataatattcaaaatactcTATACAAACGATTTGAATTTAGGAAACGAACTATTCTTGCTGACAAATCTCTTACTAAAGATGAAAAATCATAtgtagtaaaattattaaataaagattttgacAAATTTAAGATTCTTGATAATgaaggaacaaaaagaatttgtaaaaattgtcATGATgaatgtttagctacattatattgtgaacaTTGTGTTcgaaatcatttaaaatcaaatttttcaaattggacgtctggaaataatgatattgataatttaatacaacaATGTCAAATGGAAACATTTAGACCAGATAGAATAatagaatggattccatataataaattacaagatattaaatatttaactaaagGTGGATGttctgaaatttatacagcagattggattgatggacgctatgatgaatgggattcaaaagaaaaacaattaaaaagaactgGAGGACATCAAGTAATActcaaaaaattagaaaatgttgaaagtgctAATAGAAACTGGTTTGAAGAggtatataactaaaaaatattttaattagttattcataaaaattatttaataattcctttATTTATTGTAGAGTAAATTTCATCTAACCATAAGTAACAAATGGGTACAGGTTGTTCCATGCTACGGCTTAACAAAGGATCCGTCAGATTGCTCAGATGGAAATTACATGCTTGTAATGTTTAAAttgcataataatttaagagaatatttacaacaaaatcataataatcttACATGGAAAAGAAGATTTCaaatcattgataatattgTTGATGGAATTCGTAAAATTCACGGAGAAAATGCAATTCACagagatttgcattctggaaatatattattatttaatgatacaATTATTCGCAtaagtgatcttggattttgtggaccacctgataaaccattaaatagtttatatggaaatcttccttatattGCACCCGAAGTTATTTCTGGAAAAGAAACTCCTTTTGCATCTGATGTTTATAGTATTGGAATGCtcatgtgggaaatttcatctgggAAACCACCTTTCATTAATTGTGAACATGATTATGAACTTgcactaaaaataattaatggaaTGAGACCAAAAATAATACCAGGAActcctttagaatataaagaattaatagaaCAATGTTGGAATGCTTATCCAGAAAAAAGACCTGATATTAATACtcttgttaataaaataagtgaaattaatagattaaattatcaaaatgaatCAAATGAAAACCAAagtatatttagaaaattatttgtaaaaattaaattatctaaaccaaaagcaaatattatttcaaaaataaatgatacgAACAGTTCAGATACAAGTACAAGTagattatttacaagtaaagTTCATCAATATAGAAATCttcctgaaccaaaaaatgcaacTGAAGGTcggtataattatatttttatatttaacaaaaaaaatgtatatcatACAACGCATTactaacatatataattttttaaataaccatttatataaaatttaatagaagaacaagaaggtatatacgtatataaatttcatcgtcattattatttttttatatttgatgtattattatttaactaattaaattaatcttaAGCATTTCATAGTAACCCTTATGGCTTTAGCATTCCCTATAATAGTAAGTATTAACTAAagttatacaataaattaaacaataatcttactaaatttttatttttttagttgaagattttgataataaaagtaataataatatatcaaaatcaagtaatttatttaaaggtaaataattattaaaatttatatacttattttttgaaataaaatatacaaataattctCTTGGTTTAAAAATTAGGTGCTAGCAAAAAACTGTTTAAAGTATTTGAGaataatgcaaataaattCAAGTAATGGTG
This region includes:
- a CDS encoding uncharacterized protein (SECRETED:cutsite_AHP-AP; SECRETED:prob_0.3908); SECRETED:SignalP(1-39) is translated as MTSQNLSVRPKLSLLWPKAGKFAEFFAVLIALVLPQAHPAPPPAGGEKKIVIVGPGAGPWSVGSQLVATLCSTGFDSDQPVIVTTHTQGSTTPIFSADVCNALNPICVQVSAQSSVFTVTEGGDGPAAPELGLLGTPANNPPPPDKPPTATPAPPPGKLGICTQI